Proteins from a genomic interval of Caldicellulosiruptor diazotrophicus:
- a CDS encoding DUF4340 domain-containing protein: protein MRKKKNRLFTIISVLLVLVLVIGAYFYVSYMNKKKQEAEEKKSSQTITVTNFDRSKLMKIDIKHDDVHLVLEKVKDKWIVNGINNPLYFDQDKIDDIAFSCAQMSAEKIADSNPKDLKKYGLDNPKSIVEATFSDGKKVTFYLGSETPITSTYYLMKKGDPKVYVVWTNHAENFTIKPQKLLSVKIPEIDTQNITYVKLVRKGQPTIEIKKVDEKNKEDNEWKYYVRLWNLVKPYSQPIGVSSDKFSEFIENVPNFSPEDIVGEDVYNPKYGLTLPKIELIVKDNKNTLHLFVGNNASDSTVYCKMANSKIVFTMSTYKIDFMNTIKPFDLIEKFAYIVNIDYVDKIEIFTQNKKHTLILDKKLIKKATSEEESDEYKYNFQADGRKIDEDTFKKFYQEIIGLLIDGENDKKPTGTPEVTMKFYLVNKKVDVMQYIPYNDDFYMVVRNGKSDFVIAKEQVQKVLKDLEDLVAGKYKPPEN from the coding sequence ATGAGAAAGAAGAAAAACAGACTTTTTACAATTATCTCTGTACTTTTGGTTTTAGTTTTGGTAATCGGCGCATACTTTTATGTTAGTTACATGAATAAAAAGAAACAAGAGGCTGAGGAGAAAAAGTCATCTCAAACAATTACAGTGACTAACTTTGATAGAAGTAAACTTATGAAAATAGATATAAAACACGACGATGTTCATCTTGTGCTTGAAAAAGTAAAAGATAAATGGATAGTAAATGGAATTAATAATCCACTTTATTTTGACCAAGATAAAATAGACGACATAGCATTTTCGTGTGCCCAGATGAGCGCCGAAAAGATTGCTGATTCAAACCCAAAAGACCTTAAAAAATACGGGCTTGACAATCCAAAATCAATTGTTGAAGCAACTTTCAGCGACGGGAAAAAAGTCACATTTTATCTTGGGTCTGAAACGCCAATAACCTCCACTTATTATTTGATGAAAAAAGGTGACCCAAAAGTTTATGTCGTGTGGACAAACCATGCAGAAAACTTCACTATAAAACCTCAAAAATTATTAAGTGTAAAGATACCTGAAATAGATACTCAAAATATAACATATGTAAAACTTGTAAGAAAAGGTCAACCTACTATTGAGATTAAAAAAGTTGATGAGAAAAATAAAGAAGACAATGAATGGAAGTATTATGTAAGACTTTGGAACTTAGTCAAACCATATAGCCAGCCGATCGGTGTTTCAAGTGATAAATTTTCTGAGTTTATTGAAAATGTACCAAACTTTAGCCCAGAAGACATTGTTGGTGAAGATGTATACAATCCAAAATATGGTCTTACATTGCCAAAAATTGAACTAATAGTAAAAGACAATAAAAACACATTACATCTTTTTGTTGGCAATAATGCAAGTGATTCAACTGTTTATTGTAAAATGGCAAATTCTAAGATTGTTTTTACAATGTCAACTTATAAGATAGATTTTATGAATACTATAAAACCATTTGACCTTATAGAAAAATTTGCTTACATTGTGAATATTGATTACGTTGACAAAATAGAAATTTTTACACAAAATAAAAAACATACATTGATTCTTGACAAAAAGCTTATCAAAAAAGCAACAAGCGAAGAAGAATCTGATGAGTACAAATATAACTTCCAAGCTGACGGTCGAAAGATTGATGAAGATACATTCAAAAAATTCTATCAGGAAATCATTGGTCTTTTGATTGATGGTGAAAATGACAAAAAACCGACAGGCACACCTGAGGTTACCATGAAGTTCTATCTTGTAAACAAAAAGGTTGATGTGATGCAGTATATACCTTACAACGACGATTTTTACATGGTTGTTCGAAATGGAAAGTCTGATTTTGTGATTGCAAAAGAGCAAGTTCAAAAGGTGCTAAAAGACTTAGAAGACTTAGTTGCAGGCAAGTACAAACCTCCAGAAAATTAA
- a CDS encoding GldG family protein: MVKFDIKNILGSFKSRKFKFGGYAAMLTASVIAIVIVLNLLVSQIPAKFDLTHNRLYSLSKPTVELLKNLKKDVTIYALFSAGNENPVISEFIQKYADRSSHVKIKYIDPYKNPGFVKKYDTSGSGIDEGSLIVESGNKFRVINRYDMVDYSYNEQTGDTNVTGLTIEQKLTPAILYVTSEKTPIIYELKGHGEDTFVGLGISSEVEAANFEIKDLNLLTEKSVPQDASAVVVISPKTDISDIELKKLKDYINSGGRVLFLMDLLKDELKNFNSIFESLGVRLEHGIVMEGDNTKNAGNPVWILPNLESHDITNPIDLNNMYMLLPSAQPVVETKFKKRTITIEKLLTTTSNSWLRKDLNSTSLSKEKGDISGPFTLAVAITDKADSLNAKLRPRDAKVVIVGSATFANSQFSKNVPGNLNFVVNALNWLQDKKDTLQIQPKDLTTFRLNLSTSQAMIWAAITVVGIPVLILILGLTIWLRRRHL; this comes from the coding sequence ATGGTGAAGTTTGATATAAAAAATATCCTTGGTTCATTTAAATCAAGGAAGTTCAAGTTTGGTGGATATGCAGCAATGTTGACAGCTTCAGTTATTGCTATTGTCATTGTCCTCAACCTTTTAGTAAGTCAGATACCTGCAAAGTTTGATCTTACCCACAATAGACTATATTCACTCTCAAAACCTACTGTTGAACTTTTAAAAAATCTCAAAAAAGATGTAACAATTTATGCTTTGTTCTCAGCAGGTAATGAAAACCCTGTGATTTCAGAATTTATACAAAAATATGCTGATAGGTCCTCTCATGTAAAAATAAAATACATAGACCCATACAAAAACCCAGGGTTTGTAAAAAAATACGACACAAGTGGTTCAGGGATTGATGAAGGGTCTTTAATAGTTGAAAGTGGAAATAAATTTAGAGTTATAAACAGATATGATATGGTAGATTACTCTTATAACGAACAAACAGGAGATACAAATGTGACAGGACTGACAATTGAACAAAAACTTACACCTGCTATACTTTATGTTACATCTGAAAAAACACCTATAATCTATGAGCTGAAAGGTCATGGTGAAGATACTTTTGTAGGTCTTGGAATTTCAAGTGAGGTAGAAGCTGCAAATTTTGAAATAAAAGATTTGAACTTGCTTACAGAAAAAAGTGTGCCACAGGATGCATCAGCTGTAGTTGTAATATCACCAAAGACAGATATTTCTGATATTGAGCTTAAAAAACTAAAAGACTATATAAACAGTGGTGGAAGAGTTTTGTTTTTGATGGATTTGTTAAAGGATGAACTTAAAAACTTCAATAGCATATTTGAAAGCTTGGGCGTTCGACTTGAACACGGTATTGTAATGGAAGGCGATAATACAAAAAATGCAGGAAACCCTGTTTGGATTTTGCCAAATTTAGAGTCTCATGATATTACAAATCCAATAGACCTAAACAACATGTATATGCTTTTGCCAAGTGCTCAGCCTGTTGTTGAAACAAAGTTTAAAAAGAGAACTATAACAATTGAAAAACTTCTAACAACAACTTCTAATTCATGGCTAAGAAAAGATTTAAATTCTACATCACTTTCAAAAGAAAAAGGTGATATATCAGGACCATTTACACTTGCTGTTGCAATAACAGACAAAGCCGACAGCTTAAATGCAAAGTTAAGACCACGCGACGCAAAAGTGGTTATAGTAGGAAGTGCAACATTTGCAAATTCGCAATTTTCCAAAAACGTTCCTGGAAACCTTAACTTTGTTGTAAATGCATTAAACTGGTTGCAGGATAAGAAAGATACTCTACAAATCCAGCCAAAAGACTTGACAACATTCAGACTTAATCTTAGCACAAGCCAAGCTATGATTTGGGCTGCAATAACTGTTGTGGGAATACCTGTTTTGATACTTATCCTTGGCTTGACTATTTGGCTTAGGAGGAGACATCTATGA
- a CDS encoding sodium:calcium antiporter: MVAGYVLKLIISLFVILLGCTFFTNAVEWFGKKLNLADGAVGSILAAVGTALPETIIPIIAILFAKGESSHQVGIGAIAGAPFMLGTLAFFITGLAVIVYTLLKKRTLKMNVDLSVFERDLTYFMIVYGIAVATTFIQNHKIIRTIVAIILFVAYIVYVKKTLADESENEETQELEDLYFTRFLKLPNNLLWISVQLILSLAIIIFGAHLFVEYVQKVATLIGISALVLSIIITPIATELPEKLNSVIWIGKKKDTLALGNITGAMVFQSSVPVVFGIIFTPWNLKGITMVSAILAFSSAVLNLLWVKIRKNVNPFALLFGGVLYLIFIAYVFWI, from the coding sequence ATGGTAGCAGGATATGTCTTAAAACTTATTATTTCTCTATTTGTTATACTTTTGGGGTGTACCTTTTTTACAAATGCAGTAGAATGGTTTGGGAAAAAACTCAATCTTGCAGATGGAGCTGTTGGAAGTATTTTAGCGGCAGTTGGCACAGCTCTACCAGAAACCATTATACCCATTATTGCTATTCTTTTTGCAAAGGGCGAAAGTTCACATCAGGTTGGTATAGGTGCGATTGCAGGTGCACCTTTTATGCTGGGAACACTTGCATTCTTTATCACAGGGCTGGCAGTTATAGTTTACACATTGCTCAAAAAAAGAACCCTAAAAATGAATGTTGACCTGAGTGTGTTTGAAAGAGACCTTACCTACTTTATGATTGTCTATGGTATTGCTGTTGCCACAACGTTTATACAAAATCATAAGATAATTAGAACAATAGTTGCTATTATTTTATTTGTTGCTTATATTGTCTACGTTAAAAAAACGCTTGCAGATGAGTCAGAAAATGAAGAAACTCAGGAGCTTGAAGATCTGTATTTCACAAGGTTTTTAAAACTCCCAAACAACCTTCTTTGGATAAGCGTCCAGCTTATTTTATCACTTGCTATAATAATCTTTGGTGCACACCTTTTTGTTGAATATGTCCAGAAAGTTGCCACTTTGATTGGAATCTCAGCACTTGTTCTTTCAATCATCATCACACCAATTGCAACAGAGCTTCCTGAAAAGCTGAATTCTGTAATATGGATTGGCAAGAAAAAAGACACACTTGCACTCGGAAACATAACAGGTGCTATGGTATTCCAGTCATCCGTTCCTGTTGTTTTTGGCATAATTTTTACGCCATGGAATTTAAAGGGAATTACAATGGTGTCTGCAATTTTGGCTTTTTCGTCAGCAGTATTGAATCTTTTGTGGGTTAAAATTAGAAAGAATGTCAATCCATTTGCGCTTTTGTTTGGTGGAGTGCTGTATCTTATATTTATAGCTTATGTTTTCTGGATATAA
- a CDS encoding nucleopolyhedrovirus P10 family protein translates to MSDREILELILEKVTVLDQKVDRLEKRLESLEKRVESLERRVESLERRVESLEKRMDALEARVERLELQVAENTQILKALEHLAQVNKAEHDNFTHQLARIEGLLSSEISKNKEEHQLLFVKTEENSEKITRLEKDMVVIESVCGKNMQDIAFLKGLKN, encoded by the coding sequence ATGAGTGATAGGGAAATACTGGAATTAATACTGGAAAAGGTCACTGTGCTTGACCAAAAGGTTGACAGGCTTGAAAAGAGGCTCGAAAGCCTCGAAAAGAGAGTTGAGAGTCTCGAAAGGAGAGTTGAAAGTCTCGAAAGAAGGGTTGAAAGCCTTGAAAAAAGAATGGATGCACTTGAGGCAAGAGTTGAAAGGTTAGAACTTCAGGTTGCAGAAAATACTCAGATTCTAAAAGCCTTAGAGCACTTAGCACAGGTAAACAAGGCAGAACATGACAATTTTACTCATCAGCTTGCACGGATTGAAGGTCTGCTTTCTTCTGAGATATCAAAAAATAAAGAAGAACATCAGCTGCTTTTTGTTAAGACTGAAGAAAACTCTGAGAAGATAACAAGGCTTGAAAAAGACATGGTCGTGATTGAGTCTGTCTGCGGCAAGAATATGCAAGATATAGCTTTTTTGAAGGGTCTAAAGAATTAA
- a CDS encoding class II glutamine amidotransferase, translated as MLREGQVRIPSGCAISGFINKKGVRISGTDIINSIAIMKERGNGLGGGFAAYGIYPDRKDWYAFHLFFDDIKAKEDTEHFLNQNFEILESEVIPTRKVSSIQNAPIVWRYFVKPLEKKLRDTEKTEEDFVVDSVMFINSQIKGAYVFSSGKNMGAFKGVGYPEDIGEFFRIDEYKAYIWTAHSRFPTNTPGWWGGAHPFTLLDWSIVHNGEISSYGTNYRYLEMFGYKCTLRTDTEVMAYLFDLLLRRHKLSVEITAKALAAPFWSVIDRQNEQEREKLRAIRAVYASCLVNGPFSIILGFSNGILALNDRIKLRPLVAAQKGDFVYVASEEAAIREICKDPEKVWMPKGGEPVYVTLDEGVVV; from the coding sequence TTGTTAAGGGAAGGGCAAGTTAGAATTCCGTCTGGTTGTGCTATTTCGGGGTTTATTAACAAAAAAGGTGTGAGGATTTCCGGTACAGACATCATCAATTCCATTGCTATCATGAAAGAAAGAGGAAATGGACTTGGTGGTGGTTTTGCAGCGTATGGAATCTATCCTGACAGAAAAGATTGGTATGCTTTTCACCTATTTTTTGATGATATAAAAGCAAAAGAGGATACAGAGCACTTTTTAAACCAGAACTTTGAGATATTGGAAAGCGAAGTAATTCCAACAAGAAAGGTTTCAAGCATTCAAAACGCTCCTATTGTCTGGAGATATTTTGTAAAGCCACTTGAAAAAAAACTCAGAGATACAGAAAAAACAGAAGAGGACTTTGTCGTTGACAGTGTTATGTTTATAAATAGCCAAATTAAAGGTGCGTATGTATTTTCAAGTGGTAAAAACATGGGCGCGTTCAAAGGAGTTGGATATCCAGAGGACATAGGCGAGTTTTTCAGGATTGATGAATATAAAGCGTATATCTGGACAGCGCATTCAAGATTCCCAACAAACACGCCGGGCTGGTGGGGCGGAGCTCACCCCTTTACTTTGCTTGACTGGTCAATTGTCCACAATGGCGAGATTTCATCATATGGAACTAATTATAGATACTTAGAGATGTTCGGATACAAATGTACACTCAGAACTGACACTGAGGTCATGGCATACCTTTTTGACCTTCTTTTGAGAAGGCACAAGCTTTCTGTTGAGATTACAGCAAAAGCCCTGGCAGCTCCGTTTTGGAGTGTGATTGACAGACAGAACGAACAAGAAAGAGAAAAGCTCAGAGCAATAAGAGCAGTGTATGCGTCTTGTTTAGTAAATGGTCCGTTTTCGATAATCTTGGGATTTTCAAATGGGATACTAGCGCTTAACGATAGAATAAAACTGCGACCGCTTGTTGCTGCGCAAAAAGGTGATTTTGTATATGTTGCATCAGAAGAGGCAGCAATAAGAGAGATCTGCAAAGACCCAGAAAAGGTTTGGATGCCCAAAGGCGGAGAGCCTGTATACGTTACTTTGGACGAAGGGGTGGTAGTATGA
- a CDS encoding cupin domain-containing protein, whose translation MPKRNIREEPVMFGDPGFSSWGIAYYKKGQKNIVEKHAHDCDEYYFVLEGKLKVISEDKEYILEKGDMLWTRMGDFHEVVEALEDTTMFWLEGPLMGKKRKGHQYEL comes from the coding sequence ATGCCAAAGCGAAATATTAGAGAAGAACCTGTCATGTTTGGTGACCCGGGATTTTCTTCATGGGGTATAGCCTATTACAAAAAAGGGCAAAAAAACATTGTTGAAAAACATGCTCACGACTGTGATGAGTACTATTTTGTGCTAGAAGGTAAATTAAAAGTGATTTCAGAAGACAAGGAATACATACTTGAAAAAGGTGATATGCTCTGGACAAGGATGGGGGATTTCCATGAAGTGGTTGAGGCATTAGAAGACACAACTATGTTTTGGCTGGAAGGACCACTGATGGGTAAAAAGCGAAAAGGGCATCAGTATGAGTTATAA
- a CDS encoding ABC transporter ATP-binding protein: protein MIKVDHLTKKYGQHYAIHDISFEVQKGEIVGFLGPNGAGKSTTMNIITGYLSPTEGTAYVDGFDILEEPEEVKKRIGYLPENPPLYMDMTVQEYLDFVSDIKKVDKKEKKRNIDKIMETVGIAHVRNRLIKNLSKGYKQRVGLAQALIGNPPVLILDEPTIGLDPKQIIEIRSVIKNLRSEHTIILSSHILPEVSAVCERVLIINKGKIVASDTPENLSKRLTHGSKLQLRVLGQRQKVYGILEKIPGVKYIEFIGPKEPNTVEIIVEAENEMDIRADIFYALSEAKLPILMMRAVDLTLEEIFLQLTTEEKEAEAV from the coding sequence TTGATAAAGGTTGATCATTTAACCAAAAAGTATGGCCAGCACTATGCAATTCACGACATCTCATTTGAAGTGCAAAAGGGGGAAATCGTTGGTTTTTTAGGACCAAATGGTGCTGGAAAGTCTACCACCATGAACATCATAACCGGATATTTATCACCCACAGAAGGAACAGCCTACGTTGACGGATTTGATATCTTAGAAGAACCTGAAGAAGTGAAAAAAAGAATTGGATATCTTCCTGAAAACCCACCACTTTATATGGATATGACTGTGCAAGAATATCTTGATTTTGTGAGCGATATTAAAAAGGTGGATAAAAAAGAGAAAAAAAGAAACATAGATAAGATAATGGAAACTGTTGGCATCGCCCACGTGAGAAACAGACTCATTAAAAATCTTTCTAAAGGTTATAAGCAAAGAGTTGGACTTGCCCAGGCTTTAATTGGAAACCCACCTGTTCTGATTTTGGACGAGCCAACAATCGGGCTTGACCCAAAGCAGATAATTGAGATTAGGTCTGTTATAAAGAATCTTCGAAGCGAGCATACCATAATCTTAAGCTCTCACATTCTGCCAGAGGTCAGCGCTGTTTGTGAAAGAGTTTTGATAATCAACAAAGGAAAGATAGTTGCCAGCGACACACCGGAAAATCTGTCAAAAAGGCTTACTCACGGAAGCAAACTACAATTGAGAGTTTTAGGGCAAAGACAAAAGGTTTATGGAATACTTGAAAAGATACCAGGTGTAAAATATATAGAATTTATTGGCCCAAAAGAACCAAACACTGTTGAAATTATTGTTGAAGCAGAAAATGAGATGGATATAAGGGCAGATATATTCTATGCATTGAGCGAGGCAAAACTTCCTATTCTGATGATGAGAGCGGTTGACCTCACGCTTGAGGAGATATTTCTGCAGCTTACAACCGAGGAAAAGGAGGCTGAAGCTGTATGA
- a CDS encoding calcium-translocating P-type ATPase, SERCA-type, whose translation MNQNFSDFHSKTIKTILENLKTSLNGLSYQEAEERLKAYGKNIIEEGKKKSIFALFLEQFKNIMVLVLFAAAIISILLGEAADAVIILAVLLINAVFGVAQELKAEKAIDALKKLNMPYAKVYRDGHLIQIKTDEIVVGDVIEIEAGDIVPADLRLIESFNLKIDESALTGESVPVEKDANDVLDKSTPLAERTNMAFMGTIVTYGRAKGVVVSTGMKTEIGKIANFVNLQSAIDTKTPLHEKLEEIGKYLTVGILAIAFIVFVTGLLYKRDVFEMFLTAVSLAVAAIPEGLPAVVTIVLAIGVQRMAKRNAIIRRLSSIETLGRVEVICSDKTGTLTQNKMNVVKLYCNDTLSENLEHEDNATKTLLRIMALCNDVKLDLVDKQPQFIGDPTEIALVKFAYEKGLNKNAIEKVFKRVYEIPFDSVRKMMTTVHQVKNDEKLLVFSKGAVDVIINKCKFIMVNDEIFPLDQNTYQKIMQANNEMTSNALRVLAFAYKEIDKNELEDKNAIEDNLIFIGLVGMIDPPRKEAYGAVEICYQAGITPVMITGDHKDTALAIAKELKIIDTSKDELSQVLTGAEIEKLDDQQLKERVKEVRVYARVSPEHKLRIVDAWKSQGKIVAMTGDGVNDAPALKAADIGIGMGITGTDVTKNVSDVILADDNFATIVAAVEEGRKIYDNIRKTIQFLLSSNIGEVVTLFFATLLNWVVLYPIHILWVNLVTDTFPALALGMEKAESDVMKRKPKKTSENIFAGGLGFSILYQGFLKGLITLLVFFIGNKLYDHKTAITMTFMTLSLIQLTHAYNVRSNINSLFKMGMFSNKYLNLAFIASFLLQVIVLLVPPLRDLFKLSYLNFSQWAIIIVASISIIPIVEVVKYFTRHFHKE comes from the coding sequence TTGAATCAAAATTTTTCTGATTTTCACTCTAAAACTATTAAGACCATTTTGGAGAATCTTAAAACCAGTTTAAACGGACTTTCCTATCAAGAGGCAGAAGAAAGACTTAAAGCATATGGAAAAAATATAATCGAAGAAGGAAAAAAGAAATCCATATTTGCTCTTTTCCTGGAACAATTCAAGAATATAATGGTGCTTGTACTGTTTGCTGCAGCTATAATCTCAATTCTTCTTGGCGAAGCAGCAGATGCCGTAATCATCTTGGCAGTTTTGCTCATCAACGCTGTCTTTGGAGTTGCCCAAGAACTAAAAGCTGAAAAAGCAATTGATGCTCTCAAAAAACTTAATATGCCCTATGCAAAGGTTTATAGAGATGGACACCTGATACAGATTAAAACTGATGAAATAGTGGTTGGTGATGTAATTGAGATTGAAGCAGGGGATATTGTTCCAGCTGACTTGAGGCTTATTGAAAGCTTCAATCTTAAAATTGATGAGTCAGCTTTAACTGGAGAATCTGTCCCTGTTGAAAAAGATGCAAATGACGTTCTTGATAAGTCAACACCTCTTGCAGAAAGAACCAATATGGCTTTCATGGGAACAATTGTAACATATGGTCGAGCAAAAGGTGTAGTTGTTTCAACAGGTATGAAAACAGAGATAGGCAAAATTGCAAACTTTGTTAACTTACAGTCTGCAATTGATACTAAAACTCCTCTTCATGAGAAGTTAGAAGAAATCGGGAAATATCTCACAGTTGGAATTTTGGCAATAGCATTTATTGTGTTTGTGACAGGATTGCTTTATAAGCGAGATGTATTTGAAATGTTTTTGACAGCTGTGTCATTGGCTGTTGCTGCAATCCCTGAAGGACTTCCTGCTGTTGTCACAATTGTTTTGGCAATTGGTGTTCAAAGAATGGCAAAACGAAATGCTATAATAAGAAGACTGTCTTCAATTGAAACATTAGGAAGAGTAGAAGTTATTTGTTCTGACAAAACAGGTACACTTACTCAAAACAAGATGAATGTTGTAAAACTCTATTGTAATGATACCTTGAGCGAAAATCTTGAACATGAAGATAATGCAACTAAAACCCTTCTTAGAATAATGGCACTTTGTAATGATGTTAAACTTGATTTGGTTGACAAACAACCCCAGTTTATAGGTGACCCTACTGAAATTGCCTTGGTAAAATTTGCTTATGAAAAGGGATTGAACAAGAACGCCATCGAAAAGGTTTTTAAAAGAGTGTACGAAATACCTTTTGACTCTGTAAGAAAGATGATGACAACTGTACACCAGGTCAAAAATGATGAAAAACTTCTGGTATTTTCCAAAGGTGCTGTCGATGTGATAATTAATAAGTGTAAGTTTATAATGGTAAATGATGAAATATTTCCGCTTGACCAAAATACGTACCAAAAAATTATGCAAGCAAACAATGAAATGACATCAAATGCCCTGCGAGTATTAGCTTTTGCTTACAAAGAAATTGATAAAAATGAGTTAGAAGATAAAAATGCTATTGAAGATAACCTCATCTTTATAGGACTTGTTGGAATGATTGACCCACCAAGAAAAGAAGCTTATGGTGCAGTTGAGATTTGCTACCAAGCAGGAATCACACCTGTGATGATAACAGGAGACCACAAAGATACAGCTTTAGCCATTGCAAAAGAATTAAAGATAATTGATACAAGCAAAGATGAACTTTCACAAGTTTTGACAGGTGCAGAAATTGAGAAATTAGATGACCAGCAGCTAAAAGAAAGAGTAAAAGAAGTTAGAGTATATGCGAGAGTCTCTCCTGAACACAAATTAAGAATTGTTGATGCATGGAAAAGTCAAGGAAAAATAGTTGCTATGACAGGTGATGGGGTTAATGACGCACCTGCCCTGAAGGCTGCCGACATTGGAATTGGTATGGGAATAACCGGAACTGATGTGACCAAAAACGTATCTGATGTTATTTTGGCAGATGATAACTTTGCCACAATTGTTGCAGCTGTTGAAGAAGGAAGAAAGATTTATGACAATATACGAAAAACCATACAGTTTTTGCTTTCTTCAAATATCGGAGAGGTTGTAACATTGTTCTTTGCAACACTTTTAAACTGGGTAGTATTGTATCCAATTCATATCCTGTGGGTAAATCTTGTGACTGACACTTTCCCTGCTTTAGCACTTGGTATGGAAAAGGCGGAAAGTGATGTAATGAAGAGGAAACCAAAGAAAACTTCAGAAAATATATTTGCAGGCGGGCTTGGCTTTTCAATTCTGTATCAAGGTTTTTTAAAAGGCTTGATAACATTGCTGGTATTCTTTATTGGGAACAAATTATATGACCACAAAACTGCCATCACTATGACTTTTATGACGCTTAGCCTCATACAACTTACACATGCATACAATGTGCGCTCAAACATCAATTCACTATTCAAAATGGGAATGTTTTCAAATAAATATTTAAATCTTGCATTTATAGCCTCATTTTTGCTTCAGGTTATAGTGCTATTAGTTCCACCGCTAAGAGACCTGTTTAAGCTCTCATATCTTAACTTTTCACAGTGGGCGATTATAATTGTTGCATCAATTTCTATTATTCCAATTGTGGAGGTTGTAAAATATTTCACACGGCACTTTCATAAAGAATAA
- a CDS encoding ABC transporter permease: MSAVLKKELKIYFSTPTGYIFMGFFLLISGFFFAVSNLFSASPNYTSVLGNITFIFLVVVPVLTMRLLSEEARTKTDQLLLTSPLKLTEIVLGKYLAAVGVFVLTIAITILYPVILSFYGDVPFGETVGAYIGFFLLGCAFISVGLFISSLTENQFVAAVVTFAALLLTWVIDWLESALPTDRTAGFVFVLILVGLIAGWLYMTLRNIIISAISGLIGAGVFIAVYILKPDFYDNAIVRFFKWFSLLSRYQKFTNGLLDLSSIVYYLSFIFVFIFLTIRVLEKRRWS, translated from the coding sequence ATGAGCGCAGTTTTGAAAAAAGAGCTAAAGATATACTTTTCAACACCAACAGGTTATATATTCATGGGATTTTTCCTTTTGATTTCGGGATTTTTCTTTGCAGTATCAAACCTATTTTCAGCAAGCCCAAACTATACCTCAGTCCTTGGTAACATAACATTCATATTCTTAGTAGTTGTACCAGTTTTGACAATGAGACTTTTAAGTGAAGAAGCAAGAACAAAAACTGACCAGCTGCTTTTAACATCTCCACTTAAACTTACTGAGATTGTTCTTGGGAAGTATTTAGCAGCAGTGGGTGTGTTTGTTTTGACCATTGCCATTACAATTCTTTATCCAGTAATACTTTCATTTTATGGTGATGTTCCTTTTGGTGAAACAGTTGGAGCATACATAGGATTTTTCTTGCTTGGTTGCGCATTTATTTCGGTTGGACTTTTTATATCATCTCTTACTGAAAACCAGTTTGTTGCTGCTGTGGTAACATTTGCGGCATTGCTCTTGACTTGGGTAATAGATTGGCTCGAATCAGCTCTTCCAACAGATAGAACTGCAGGTTTTGTATTTGTCCTGATATTGGTTGGGCTCATTGCTGGATGGTTATATATGACACTGAGGAATATAATAATAAGTGCAATTTCAGGATTAATTGGCGCTGGTGTATTTATTGCAGTATATATATTAAAACCAGATTTTTACGATAATGCTATAGTCAGATTCTTTAAATGGTTCTCACTCTTAAGTAGATACCAAAAATTTACGAACGGCCTTCTGGATTTATCTTCTATTGTTTATTATCTATCATTTATATTTGTGTTTATCTTCCTAACAATAAGAGTTCTTGAAAAAAGAAGATGGAGCTAA